A window of the Halobacterium hubeiense genome harbors these coding sequences:
- a CDS encoding RNA methyltransferase translates to MSKPAVAVVDAKTSGNVGTIARAMKNFGFEELLLVDPPYLGRDSEAYGFAGQAREDVLPNARELSFDDLVSEFHTVGFTAITNEDATKHVRFPFRTPAELSASLADVEADTALVFGRERVGLTNDELARIDEVASIPASHDYPVMNLGQAATVALYELRDLAMNETQLPDVERHRAEEESIERFYDHAEAFLAEIDYPEEKRDKAMRMLRRMVGRTHPTGREINTVLGLLRRAENQME, encoded by the coding sequence ATGAGTAAGCCAGCCGTCGCCGTCGTGGACGCCAAGACCTCGGGGAACGTCGGCACCATCGCGCGAGCGATGAAGAACTTCGGCTTCGAGGAGCTGCTGCTCGTGGACCCGCCGTACCTCGGCCGGGACTCGGAAGCCTACGGGTTCGCGGGGCAGGCCCGCGAGGACGTGCTCCCCAACGCCCGCGAGCTCTCCTTCGACGACCTCGTCTCGGAGTTCCACACGGTCGGGTTCACCGCCATCACGAACGAGGACGCCACCAAGCACGTGCGCTTCCCGTTCCGCACGCCCGCCGAGCTATCGGCGAGCCTCGCGGACGTGGAGGCGGACACCGCGCTGGTGTTCGGCCGGGAGCGCGTCGGCCTGACGAACGACGAGCTCGCGCGAATCGACGAGGTGGCGTCGATTCCCGCCTCCCACGACTACCCCGTGATGAACCTCGGGCAGGCCGCCACCGTCGCGCTGTACGAGCTCCGCGACCTCGCGATGAACGAGACCCAGCTGCCCGACGTCGAGCGCCACCGCGCCGAGGAGGAGTCAATCGAGCGCTTCTACGACCACGCCGAGGCGTTCCTCGCGGAGATAGACTACCCCGAGGAGAAACGCGACAAGGCGATGCGGATGCTCCGCCGGATGGTCGGCCGCACCCACCCGACGGGTCGGGAAATCAACACCGTGCTCGGGCTGTTGCGCCGCGCCGAGAACCAGATGGAGTAG
- the folP gene encoding dihydropteroate synthase codes for MQTVDAAGLPIGDDHPPRIMGVLNVSKESPYDPSVFDDPDEAAAYVDEALVGEGADIVDVGLESANKKFDVLSAEQELDRLETAVETIERVEGDAVFSIETRYAEVADEALSRGFDMVNDICGFADPEMPAVCEAHDVAVAKMASPPDLERPGAVEDVDDIYDALELNGFTDKTIVDPAFGGWSEAKTLEDDRETFDRLREFRGHGYPILVSINRKNFLREVAGRSTEEALPVSLAATSMAVERGAHVIRTHDVAETRDAALIGYEFRRDRHDDGRVEELDVTTVREAERHVARLDGDLDGAGDAAARAYEVHGLGDDERAALAAEGVTVTGGDPAFVAAPVSVLRAAARSLESRDGVLAELAAAWATRT; via the coding sequence ATGCAGACGGTCGACGCCGCCGGCCTCCCGATCGGAGACGACCACCCGCCCCGCATCATGGGCGTGTTGAACGTCTCGAAGGAATCGCCGTACGACCCCAGCGTCTTCGACGACCCCGACGAGGCGGCCGCGTACGTCGACGAGGCGCTCGTCGGCGAGGGCGCGGACATCGTCGACGTCGGCCTCGAGTCCGCGAACAAGAAGTTCGACGTGCTCTCCGCCGAGCAGGAACTGGACCGCCTCGAAACCGCCGTCGAGACCATCGAGCGCGTGGAGGGGGACGCGGTGTTCTCCATCGAGACGCGGTACGCGGAGGTCGCCGACGAGGCGCTCTCGCGGGGCTTCGACATGGTCAACGACATCTGCGGGTTCGCCGACCCCGAGATGCCCGCGGTCTGTGAGGCCCACGACGTCGCCGTCGCGAAGATGGCGAGCCCGCCGGACCTCGAACGCCCCGGGGCCGTCGAAGACGTGGACGACATCTACGACGCGCTCGAACTGAACGGCTTCACGGACAAGACCATCGTGGACCCGGCGTTCGGCGGGTGGAGCGAGGCCAAGACCCTCGAAGACGACCGCGAGACCTTCGACCGCCTCCGGGAGTTCCGCGGGCACGGCTATCCCATCCTCGTCTCCATCAACCGCAAGAACTTCCTCCGGGAGGTCGCCGGCCGCTCCACGGAGGAGGCGCTGCCCGTCTCGCTGGCGGCGACGTCGATGGCCGTCGAGCGCGGCGCGCACGTGATTCGGACCCACGACGTCGCGGAGACGCGGGACGCCGCCCTCATCGGGTACGAGTTCCGCCGCGACCGCCACGACGACGGCCGCGTGGAGGAACTGGACGTGACGACCGTGCGGGAGGCCGAGCGCCACGTCGCGCGCCTCGACGGCGACCTCGACGGCGCCGGCGACGCGGCCGCTCGCGCGTACGAGGTCCACGGGCTCGGCGACGACGAGCGCGCGGCGCTGGCGGCCGAGGGCGTCACCGTCACGGGCGGTGACCCGGCGTTCGTCGCGGCCCCCGTCAGTGTGCTCCGCGCAGCAGCCCGGTCGTTGGAATCCCGGGACGGCGTCCTCGCGGAGCTCGCCGCGGCGTGGGCGACCCGCACGTAA
- a CDS encoding 6-hydroxymethylpterin diphosphokinase MptE-like protein produces the protein MEFADWAPVYERILADFGFERRADERARDVLAEYAEPFDLTRLDCAGQRVAIAGGAPSLADETAIAADADVVFAASTAVDVLADAGIDTDLMVTDLDKNPETARRLTEAGTPVAAHAHGDNVPAVREYVPEFDLAHVLATTQAEPADAVYDFGGFTDGDRAAFLADHLGAAELVFPGWDFDDPAVGEQKAKKLAWAERLLYWLERRRGERFDVLDGRRDGIDALP, from the coding sequence ATGGAGTTCGCCGACTGGGCGCCGGTCTACGAGCGGATTCTCGCCGACTTCGGCTTCGAGCGGCGCGCCGACGAGCGGGCGCGGGACGTACTCGCTGAGTACGCCGAGCCGTTCGACCTGACGCGGCTCGACTGCGCGGGCCAGCGGGTCGCCATCGCCGGTGGCGCGCCGTCGCTGGCCGACGAGACCGCGATCGCGGCCGACGCGGACGTGGTGTTCGCGGCGTCGACGGCCGTTGACGTGCTCGCCGACGCGGGCATCGACACCGACCTGATGGTGACCGACCTCGACAAGAACCCCGAGACGGCGCGCCGGCTCACGGAAGCGGGGACGCCGGTCGCGGCGCACGCCCACGGCGACAACGTGCCCGCCGTCCGCGAGTACGTCCCCGAGTTCGACCTCGCGCACGTCCTCGCGACGACGCAGGCCGAGCCCGCGGACGCGGTGTACGACTTCGGCGGGTTCACGGACGGCGACCGCGCGGCGTTCCTCGCGGACCACCTCGGCGCCGCCGAACTCGTCTTCCCCGGCTGGGACTTCGACGACCCCGCGGTCGGCGAGCAGAAAGCGAAGAAACTGGCGTGGGCGGAACGCCTCCTCTACTGGCTCGAACGCCGGCGCGGCGAGCGCTTCGACGTGCTTGACGGCCGCCGCGACGGCATCGACGCGCTCCCCTGA
- a CDS encoding TIGR04024 family LLM class F420-dependent oxidoreductase, whose translation MTRRTVHLPVAAQDSLDDVVGIGERAERLGYDRVWFPETWGRDAVTTLAALADRTDTIGVGTSIVNTYSRSAALLGQTAATLQEHSGGRFRLGLGPSGPAVIEGWHGEDFGNPLKRTREYVEVVRQVLSGDQVDYDGDVVQTRGFRLRQGAPEPAPEIDVTGMGPKAVELAGRFADGWHALMFTQAGFEERYADLQRGADLGDRDVEDVQTTFVLPCCALDDGERARDLARQHLAFYVGGMGTFYRDALARQGYEDAAETIHGAWQDGDQERAVAAVSDDLLDALAAAGTPEQVRERVADFAAVEGIDAIAVSFPRAADRAVIDETLAVVAPE comes from the coding sequence GTGACTCGCCGCACTGTCCACCTGCCGGTCGCCGCACAGGACTCCCTCGACGACGTCGTCGGCATCGGGGAGCGCGCCGAACGACTGGGCTACGACCGCGTGTGGTTCCCGGAGACGTGGGGGCGGGACGCCGTCACCACGCTCGCCGCCCTCGCCGACCGCACCGACACCATCGGCGTCGGGACGAGCATCGTGAACACCTACTCGCGGAGCGCCGCGCTCCTCGGGCAGACCGCCGCCACGCTCCAAGAGCACTCCGGCGGCCGGTTCCGCCTCGGCCTCGGGCCGAGCGGTCCCGCGGTCATCGAGGGCTGGCACGGCGAGGACTTCGGGAACCCCCTGAAGCGCACCCGCGAGTACGTCGAGGTGGTCCGGCAGGTGCTCTCGGGCGACCAGGTCGATTACGACGGCGACGTCGTCCAGACGCGGGGCTTCCGGCTGCGACAGGGAGCGCCCGAGCCCGCGCCCGAAATCGACGTGACGGGCATGGGGCCGAAGGCGGTCGAGCTCGCGGGCCGGTTCGCGGACGGCTGGCACGCGCTGATGTTCACGCAGGCGGGCTTCGAGGAGCGCTACGCGGACCTCCAGCGCGGCGCGGACCTCGGCGACCGCGACGTCGAGGACGTCCAGACGACGTTCGTGCTGCCGTGCTGTGCGCTCGACGACGGCGAGCGCGCCCGCGACCTCGCCCGCCAGCACCTCGCGTTCTACGTCGGCGGCATGGGGACGTTCTACCGGGACGCGCTCGCCCGGCAGGGCTACGAGGACGCCGCCGAGACCATCCACGGCGCGTGGCAGGACGGCGACCAGGAGCGCGCGGTCGCCGCCGTCTCCGACGACTTGCTGGACGCGCTGGCGGCCGCCGGCACGCCCGAGCAGGTCCGGGAGCGCGTCGCCGACTTCGCGGCCGTCGAGGGCATCGACGCCATCGCCGTCTCGTTCCCGCGAGCCGCCGACCGCGCGGTCATCGACGAGACGCTGGCGGTCGTCGCCCCCGAGTGA